In Escherichia ruysiae, a genomic segment contains:
- a CDS encoding DNA-processing protein DprA: protein MEYKDYTEVREFWKNEIIAFLALTCLKGVGYWTLRKIYQSKIGFKNILKDNTADALAGYLRVSLPKNISWETFQQDLWSKGLERARELNKNGIVLTFYDQATFPQSLKNISDPPFWIFVHGNYELLNKKSVAIVGTRKPTDDGIFLVKLIVSSLYSKDVSTVSGLATGIDQCCHYESLRYGIPTIAVLGNGIFVEYPKGSKELYRAIVSNGGAIVTEYLPEQTYSAENFVRRNRIQAALCDSLIPVEWNIKSGTSHTVDYAFKYAKKIASPYLPTTYESRPELKFAEENRNSLSFLMPFELNEMSNYILNNNHDLKAQPIQQSLDL from the coding sequence ATGGAATATAAAGATTACACTGAAGTTAGAGAGTTTTGGAAAAATGAAATTATTGCGTTTCTTGCCTTAACTTGTCTAAAGGGGGTTGGTTACTGGACGCTTCGCAAAATCTATCAATCCAAAATTGGATTTAAGAATATATTAAAAGATAATACAGCTGATGCCTTGGCAGGATATCTAAGAGTTTCCTTGCCTAAAAATATATCTTGGGAAACATTTCAACAAGACCTTTGGTCTAAGGGACTGGAGAGAGCTCGTGAACTCAATAAAAATGGTATTGTGCTCACCTTTTATGATCAGGCTACATTTCCTCAATCATTAAAGAACATAAGCGATCCGCCATTTTGGATTTTTGTTCATGGTAATTATGAACTTCTTAATAAGAAATCTGTTGCAATTGTGGGGACACGAAAGCCAACGGATGATGGTATTTTTCTAGTAAAACTGATTGTTTCTTCTCTATATTCTAAAGATGTTTCAACAGTCAGTGGTTTGGCGACAGGAATAGATCAATGTTGTCATTATGAATCGCTGAGATATGGCATTCCAACTATTGCGGTATTGGGTAATGGGATTTTTGTCGAGTATCCGAAAGGTTCTAAAGAGTTATATCGAGCAATAGTTTCTAATGGTGGGGCTATCGTTACCGAGTATCTACCTGAACAAACATATAGCGCAGAAAATTTTGTAAGGCGCAACAGAATCCAGGCTGCTTTATGTGATTCACTAATACCAGTCGAATGGAATATTAAAAGTGGAACATCACATACTGTTGATTATGCTTTTAAGTATGCAAAAAAGATAGCGAGTCCATATCTTCCTACTACGTATGAAAGTAGACCAGAATTGAAGTTTGCTGAAGAAAATAGAAATTCTTTATCTTTTTTAATGCCTTTTGAATTGAATGAGATGAGTAATTATATTTTGAATAATAATCATGATTTAAAAGCACAGCCGATACAGCAGAGCTTAGATCTCTAA
- a CDS encoding phosphoribosyl transferase, producing the protein MSKIKGVILSVEDILVPKGKIDSEIFAEVDKLIRYFRTKKIEFVVFTNRGWVVGDERTPLEDVLQKHWGEFKYLCRAKDKSIPGKPTADATKYVLDLMGWESTETLYIGASINDMQTAVNGELLFLRATWWADKTDYGFEFSTPKDIARFIDTFCLREHLWCHEIHDGDFNFYALAPFSTMKEEYTLYSEDARAAAKHGLGHPEFWTSALISSLYFSGIHKMINYVSVYPGHKQGYGNNIMDEAISIFGKCFRKTYIPDLILRHTTSKKSQKARNEGVAIDHCNQLNTICLNSKPHRNPRTTYKKPPLGPGKTVLLIDDITTRGYSFESARAYIQRTGAKVILVSWLKTINTDISTLGELHDFNPYQANYFENVPLGKSHSYRANIVDILAPAELTRLFSAYQQWDWPA; encoded by the coding sequence ATGAGCAAAATTAAGGGTGTGATTCTTAGTGTTGAAGATATTCTTGTGCCTAAGGGAAAGATCGATAGCGAAATCTTTGCAGAGGTAGATAAATTAATTAGATATTTCAGAACTAAAAAGATCGAGTTTGTTGTATTCACTAACAGGGGTTGGGTTGTCGGAGATGAAAGAACCCCTTTAGAGGATGTGTTACAAAAGCATTGGGGAGAATTTAAATATCTTTGTCGAGCGAAAGATAAGAGCATTCCAGGGAAGCCAACTGCGGATGCTACAAAATATGTCCTTGATTTGATGGGTTGGGAAAGTACAGAAACTTTGTACATTGGTGCTTCGATAAACGACATGCAAACAGCAGTTAATGGTGAGTTGCTCTTTTTAAGAGCTACATGGTGGGCAGACAAAACAGATTATGGTTTCGAGTTTTCAACCCCTAAAGATATTGCTAGATTTATAGATACCTTCTGTTTAAGAGAGCATCTTTGGTGTCATGAAATTCACGATGGTGATTTTAATTTCTATGCACTTGCTCCTTTCAGCACCATGAAGGAAGAGTATACTCTTTACTCTGAAGATGCTCGTGCTGCTGCTAAACATGGATTAGGCCATCCTGAATTTTGGACGAGTGCCTTAATATCCAGTCTCTATTTTAGTGGCATTCATAAGATGATTAATTATGTTAGTGTTTATCCAGGGCATAAGCAAGGATATGGGAATAATATCATGGATGAAGCGATTTCAATATTTGGAAAATGTTTTCGCAAGACGTATATCCCAGATCTTATTTTAAGGCATACGACTTCCAAAAAATCTCAAAAAGCAAGAAATGAGGGAGTTGCAATTGACCATTGCAATCAACTTAATACAATTTGTCTTAATTCTAAGCCACACAGAAATCCTAGAACTACCTATAAAAAACCACCTTTAGGCCCTGGTAAAACAGTACTTCTTATAGATGATATAACAACTCGAGGCTATAGTTTTGAATCGGCAAGAGCTTACATACAGAGAACAGGGGCAAAAGTAATTCTTGTTTCTTGGCTTAAAACTATTAATACCGATATCTCAACATTAGGTGAGCTTCACGATTTTAATCCTTATCAAGCTAATTATTTCGAAAATGTTCCATTAGGTAAATCGCATAGCTACAGAGCTAATATTGTTGATATTCTTGCGCCTGCTGAGCTCACGCGCCTATTCTCTGCCTATCAGCAGTGGGATTGGCCAGCATAA
- a CDS encoding LysR family transcriptional regulator, translating into MKIDLNLLPIFIAVAEESNFSKAAARLGVTRSAVSQGIRRLEDTFGTMLVMRTTRSVNLTEAGERLHKSLSLPLSGIEAAFEEMVSDHMPRGLLRIAVTSIAEEFLSGPLIASFAAANPAVTLDIVVTDEEFDIVAAGYDAGVRLGEVIEKDMIAVPLTARQREMVVASPSYLAAHSTPVHPRELVNHKCIGWRQSPDVAPYRWPFEENGRAFDLAIEPQITTNDLRLMLRLALAGGGITIATQETFRPYIESGKLVSLLDDFLPQFPGFYLYFPQRRNIAPKLRALIDHVKEWRQQLA; encoded by the coding sequence ATGAAAATCGATCTTAATCTTTTACCCATTTTTATCGCGGTAGCAGAAGAGAGTAATTTCAGTAAAGCCGCCGCACGACTGGGCGTTACCCGTTCAGCGGTCAGTCAGGGAATAAGACGGCTTGAAGATACTTTCGGGACAATGCTTGTAATGCGGACCACGCGCTCAGTTAATTTGACGGAAGCAGGAGAACGGCTGCACAAATCGCTGTCATTACCTTTATCCGGTATTGAGGCGGCGTTCGAAGAAATGGTATCTGACCATATGCCACGTGGACTTCTCAGAATCGCGGTGACGTCGATAGCTGAAGAATTTCTTTCAGGTCCGCTAATCGCTTCGTTTGCTGCTGCCAATCCCGCCGTTACGCTTGATATTGTAGTCACAGATGAGGAATTCGATATCGTAGCCGCAGGTTACGATGCTGGCGTAAGGCTCGGAGAAGTCATTGAAAAAGACATGATTGCTGTTCCCCTTACCGCCAGGCAGCGTGAAATGGTGGTTGCCTCTCCCTCCTATCTCGCAGCCCACAGCACACCTGTTCATCCGCGTGAACTTGTGAATCATAAGTGTATCGGCTGGCGTCAATCCCCGGATGTTGCGCCTTATCGCTGGCCATTTGAAGAAAACGGGAGAGCTTTCGACCTTGCGATTGAACCGCAGATTACGACTAATGATCTGCGTCTGATGTTGAGGCTGGCTCTTGCCGGAGGAGGCATAACAATTGCCACTCAGGAAACTTTCAGGCCGTATATTGAAAGTGGTAAGCTCGTATCTCTGCTTGATGACTTTCTTCCACAATTTCCTGGCTTCTATCTGTATTTCCCTCAGCGTCGCAATATTGCACCAAAGCTCCGCGCCCTGATTGACCACGTCAAGGAATGGCGACAGCAATTGGCTTAA
- a CDS encoding SDR family oxidoreductase has protein sequence MDKVILITGASSGIGEGIARELGTTGAKVLLGARRLERIGAIAAEICRAGGIAKARALDVTNRQSMSGFVQAALDSWGRVDVLINNAGVMPLSPLAAGKQDEWELTIDVNIKGVLWGIGAVLPVMEAQGSGQIINLGSIGALSVVPTGAVYCATKFAVRAISDGLRQESSKIRVTCVNPGVVESGLASSITHVETIKAMDAYRSVALQPADIARAVRHIIESPESVDTTEITIRPTASAN, from the coding sequence ATGGATAAGGTCATATTAATCACCGGCGCATCAAGTGGTATTGGGGAAGGTATTGCCAGAGAGTTGGGAACGACAGGTGCGAAGGTTTTACTGGGAGCACGCAGACTTGAGCGGATCGGAGCCATTGCAGCAGAAATCTGTCGCGCAGGCGGTATTGCTAAAGCGCGGGCGTTGGATGTTACAAACCGACAGTCCATGAGCGGTTTTGTGCAAGCTGCGCTGGATAGCTGGGGCCGGGTTGATGTTCTTATCAATAATGCGGGCGTTATGCCGCTTTCACCGCTTGCAGCAGGAAAACAGGATGAATGGGAGCTCACTATTGACGTGAATATCAAGGGCGTGCTTTGGGGAATTGGCGCCGTACTTCCGGTGATGGAAGCACAGGGTTCCGGTCAGATCATCAATCTTGGTTCTATTGGTGCTCTTTCTGTCGTGCCTACTGGCGCAGTCTATTGTGCAACTAAGTTTGCTGTACGGGCTATTTCTGATGGCTTACGGCAGGAAAGTTCGAAAATACGCGTGACCTGCGTAAATCCTGGCGTTGTAGAAAGTGGGCTAGCGTCAAGCATTACCCATGTAGAAACCATAAAGGCAATGGACGCCTACCGTTCTGTTGCACTTCAACCCGCAGATATAGCTCGTGCAGTAAGGCATATTATTGAATCTCCTGAAAGCGTTGATACAACTGAAATTACCATCAGACCCACTGCGTCTGCAAACTGA
- the ykgR gene encoding small membrane protein YkgR, translating into MKENKIQQISNKLINIVVFVAIVEYAYLFLHFY; encoded by the coding sequence ATGAAAGAGAATAAAATACAGCAAATCAGTAATAAACTGATTAATATCGTTGTTTTTGTTGCAATTGTAGAATACGCCTATTTGTTCCTCCATTTCTATTAA
- a CDS encoding NADH-dependent flavin oxidoreductase: MTNKHPSLFSPFMLTEEIKLRNRIVMAPMTTWSANPDGTISEQELEFYKRRSQNVGLVITGCTYVTPSGIGFTHEFAAYDDRFINSLEKLAAAAKSGGAPAILQIFHAGNKALPELVPNHDVISASASSVKSGDFMKRVVQSREMTENEIQETIRAFGDVTKRAIKAGFDGVELHGAHGFLLQNFFSPLFNRRNDRWGGDLERRMRFPLAVLQEVKNVVYEYATRPFAIGYRISPEESATGGLRIEDTYKLLDRLISSGISYIHTSLVSVNDSYPVDSPNGPRTIELILNHIAGRVPVIAAGKIRTPSQAQEAISVGLPLVAIGKGLVINPEWVTLAASGRSHEIQTTLNPQRVPELTIPDKLWVQIQASKGTGWFPLMD; the protein is encoded by the coding sequence ATGACAAATAAACACCCATCATTGTTTTCTCCTTTTATGCTGACAGAAGAAATAAAATTACGTAATCGTATCGTTATGGCTCCTATGACGACCTGGTCAGCGAATCCTGATGGAACCATCTCTGAGCAAGAACTCGAATTTTATAAACGCCGTTCACAAAATGTTGGTCTGGTAATAACAGGATGCACCTATGTCACGCCAAGCGGCATTGGGTTTACTCATGAATTTGCCGCATATGATGACCGTTTCATTAACAGCCTTGAAAAATTAGCTGCTGCAGCCAAAAGTGGCGGAGCTCCGGCAATCCTGCAGATTTTTCACGCCGGTAATAAAGCTCTCCCAGAGCTTGTGCCGAATCACGATGTTATTAGTGCCAGCGCATCAAGCGTAAAATCCGGTGATTTTATGAAGAGAGTGGTACAAAGCAGGGAAATGACTGAAAACGAAATTCAGGAAACTATCAGAGCATTCGGAGACGTCACAAAGAGAGCCATTAAAGCAGGTTTTGATGGCGTTGAACTTCATGGCGCGCATGGATTCCTTCTGCAGAATTTCTTTTCTCCTCTCTTTAACCGTCGTAATGATCGATGGGGAGGTGATCTCGAAAGACGTATGCGCTTCCCGCTGGCCGTATTACAGGAAGTAAAAAATGTAGTCTATGAATATGCGACCAGGCCCTTTGCTATCGGTTACAGAATATCCCCTGAAGAATCTGCAACAGGGGGGCTGCGGATAGAGGATACTTATAAACTCCTGGACCGGCTAATTTCATCCGGTATTTCGTATATACATACCTCGCTGGTCAGTGTTAACGATAGCTACCCCGTTGATTCGCCAAATGGACCACGAACCATTGAGCTGATTTTAAATCATATCGCAGGAAGAGTACCGGTAATCGCCGCAGGTAAAATACGCACGCCGTCTCAGGCTCAAGAGGCAATTTCTGTTGGCCTGCCACTTGTTGCAATCGGTAAAGGGCTGGTGATTAATCCAGAATGGGTGACTTTAGCTGCATCAGGTAGAAGTCATGAAATTCAAACAACCCTTAATCCACAGCGCGTTCCTGAATTAACCATTCCGGATAAACTATGGGTTCAAATTCAGGCATCGAAAGGAACTGGCTGGTTTCCATTAATGGATTAA
- a CDS encoding alpha/beta hydrolase: MKTVSIKHTYWDIAADIYFPDDFNSEKKYPAIISAHPIGSCKEQTSGSVYGAALAKAGFIVIAFDASFQGSSGGEPRYLEDPTMRVKDFSIVVDYLTTLPYVDAERIGVLGICGGGGYAINAAMTERRIKAIGTVTGANYGRLMREGFSAFDPIGALEAMAQQRTDEANGAKLRVDDLLPSSPDAALEAGLTEIDLFEATEYYRSPRGCAPNGVNRSLFSHQTVAVGWDAFHLAEVLLTQPLMVVVGDRVGAFGAYRDGCEIIGRAASKHKELVVVEGYSHYDLYDKPEPVKQALDKLIPFYKTHL; encoded by the coding sequence ATGAAAACTGTTTCGATAAAACATACCTACTGGGATATAGCTGCTGATATCTATTTCCCTGACGATTTTAATAGCGAGAAAAAATATCCTGCCATTATCAGCGCCCATCCTATTGGAAGCTGCAAAGAACAGACATCGGGTAGCGTCTATGGAGCAGCACTGGCAAAAGCAGGCTTTATCGTCATTGCTTTTGATGCCAGTTTTCAGGGAAGCAGTGGTGGAGAACCGCGTTATCTGGAAGATCCAACAATGCGAGTCAAAGACTTCAGCATTGTCGTTGATTACCTGACCACCTTACCTTACGTTGATGCCGAGCGTATTGGTGTTCTGGGCATTTGTGGTGGGGGTGGATATGCTATTAATGCCGCAATGACAGAACGTCGAATTAAAGCTATTGGTACTGTCACGGGTGCAAACTATGGGCGTCTTATGCGTGAAGGGTTTTCGGCGTTTGATCCTATCGGAGCACTCGAAGCAATGGCGCAACAAAGAACAGACGAAGCTAATGGCGCAAAACTTCGCGTAGATGATTTACTCCCCTCTTCTCCAGACGCAGCTCTTGAAGCGGGATTAACAGAAATAGATCTTTTTGAAGCAACAGAATATTATCGTTCGCCACGAGGCTGTGCGCCAAATGGGGTAAATCGTTCACTATTTTCTCATCAGACTGTTGCTGTGGGCTGGGATGCTTTTCATCTTGCAGAAGTCCTCTTAACTCAACCACTAATGGTTGTAGTGGGTGATAGAGTGGGCGCTTTTGGTGCATACCGTGACGGCTGCGAAATTATTGGTCGTGCTGCCTCAAAACATAAAGAGCTGGTCGTGGTTGAAGGTTATTCACATTACGACCTGTATGATAAGCCAGAACCTGTGAAACAGGCACTCGATAAATTAATTCCTTTTTATAAAACACATTTGTAA
- a CDS encoding LysR family transcriptional regulator: protein MMKIEPSILPSLAWFALIVRAGSFSRAASEMGITRAALSQNLKSLEERLNTKLIYRTTRNMSLTEEGQRLYDVLVSALGQIDDALKDVGDTQLEPTGLLRINSSRVAARMLVEPHIGEFLTRYPKIKIELIMDDGLSNIIADGCDVGIRLEQRLDEHMTAVPVSPLIKLVTVASPDYLREHGIPETPQELSNHNCLRLRHKSSGALSAWEFSNVTGNNEEFEIEVSGKYISNDDESMIRMALNGTGIIQHLDFAIAEHINAGKLQPILQDWAVSFPGFYIYVSSRVRMPSKVRAFIDFMVEKRIEIEN from the coding sequence ATGATGAAAATAGAGCCTTCAATTTTGCCTTCTCTTGCCTGGTTTGCATTGATTGTTCGAGCCGGAAGTTTCTCCAGAGCCGCTTCTGAAATGGGTATTACGCGGGCGGCATTATCCCAAAATTTAAAATCTCTTGAGGAACGTCTTAACACCAAGCTGATATACCGTACAACCCGCAATATGTCGCTTACCGAAGAGGGGCAGCGTCTGTATGACGTGCTGGTATCTGCTTTGGGGCAGATTGATGATGCTTTGAAAGATGTCGGTGATACCCAACTTGAACCTACTGGCCTATTGAGAATAAATTCCTCCCGTGTTGCAGCAAGGATGCTTGTTGAGCCTCATATTGGCGAGTTTCTTACCCGTTACCCCAAAATAAAGATAGAACTGATTATGGATGACGGTTTATCTAACATTATTGCGGACGGCTGTGATGTGGGCATACGCCTTGAGCAAAGGCTGGATGAGCATATGACTGCCGTTCCTGTTTCTCCGCTTATTAAACTGGTTACCGTGGCATCACCAGATTATTTAAGAGAACACGGTATTCCTGAAACGCCTCAGGAACTGAGTAACCATAATTGTCTACGGTTGCGGCATAAAAGTAGCGGTGCACTCTCAGCATGGGAGTTTTCTAATGTCACGGGGAATAATGAAGAGTTCGAAATAGAGGTGTCAGGGAAGTACATTTCTAATGATGACGAAAGCATGATACGAATGGCGCTTAATGGGACAGGTATCATCCAACATCTGGATTTTGCAATCGCTGAACACATCAATGCGGGTAAGTTACAGCCGATTCTTCAGGATTGGGCCGTTTCATTTCCTGGATTTTATATTTATGTTTCATCACGGGTGAGAATGCCCTCTAAAGTTCGTGCTTTTATCGATTTTATGGTGGAGAAAAGAATAGAAATCGAAAATTAA
- a CDS encoding LysR family transcriptional regulator: MLKENFNELQIFLVVARERSFTKAAGKLGVSQSALSHAIKALEERLNIRLLTRTTRSVAPTEAGERIIACLEPRIDELEQELESLIQLNGTPSGNIRLSAGEHAARSLIWPKLKPFLREYPEINVELVVDNGFVDIVEGRFDAGVRLGESVDKDMIAVRIGPDMRMAVVGAPSYFATNPAPGTPHELQNHRCINMRLPTAGGLYHWEFEREGKLLRVRVDGQLTFNLLPERIDAALSGFGIACVPENAVQDHIKSGELIQVLQEWCPYFPGYYLYYPSRKQHPPAFALMIDALRYAE, encoded by the coding sequence ATGCTCAAAGAAAACTTCAATGAACTGCAAATCTTTCTTGTGGTGGCAAGGGAGCGAAGTTTTACCAAAGCAGCGGGCAAACTCGGTGTTTCTCAGTCAGCTCTCAGCCACGCGATTAAGGCTCTGGAGGAAAGGTTAAATATCCGCCTCTTAACCCGAACGACTCGCAGCGTGGCTCCCACAGAAGCGGGGGAGAGAATAATCGCCTGTCTTGAGCCTCGTATTGACGAACTTGAACAGGAGCTGGAATCACTTATTCAACTGAACGGCACGCCCTCCGGGAATATTCGGTTATCTGCCGGGGAACATGCCGCGCGCAGTCTGATCTGGCCGAAGCTAAAACCCTTTCTCAGAGAGTATCCCGAAATCAATGTCGAACTGGTGGTGGATAACGGTTTTGTCGATATTGTTGAAGGTCGCTTTGATGCCGGGGTACGGCTGGGCGAAAGCGTGGATAAGGACATGATTGCGGTAAGAATTGGGCCGGACATGAGAATGGCTGTAGTGGGGGCACCGTCTTATTTCGCTACAAACCCTGCGCCTGGAACGCCTCACGAACTACAAAATCATCGCTGCATCAATATGCGTCTGCCAACTGCCGGTGGACTTTATCACTGGGAGTTTGAGCGAGAAGGGAAACTGTTACGGGTCAGAGTTGATGGGCAACTGACATTTAATTTGCTGCCAGAAAGAATTGATGCAGCATTATCAGGATTTGGTATCGCCTGTGTTCCCGAAAACGCGGTTCAGGATCATATAAAGTCAGGCGAGCTTATTCAGGTTTTACAGGAGTGGTGTCCTTATTTCCCCGGATATTACCTTTACTATCCAAGCCGTAAGCAGCACCCACCTGCTTTTGCGCTGATGATCGATGCACTTCGCTACGCAGAATAA
- a CDS encoding aldo/keto reductase, which yields MQKRYLGKSGLEVSALGLGCMGLSHGYGPATDTRQAIELIRAAVERGVTFFDTAEVYGPYLNEEVVGEALRPFRDRVVIATKFGFTFGDDNKQQILNSRPEHIREAVEGSLRRLKTDVIDLLYQHRVDPDVPIEDVAGTVKDLIAEGKVKHFGLSEAGAQTIRRAHAVQPVTALQSEYSMWWREPEQEILPLLEELGIGFVPFSPLGKGFLTGSIKPGTTFGKDDYRSTVPRFAAQAIEVNEKLVTLLGELAAEKGVTSAQIALAWLLAQKPWIVPIPGTTKLHRLEENLAAVDIVLSQNDTQQITQALETIKIVGERYSPEHQARVGR from the coding sequence ATGCAAAAACGTTATCTGGGTAAATCCGGACTCGAAGTCTCCGCGCTTGGGCTAGGTTGCATGGGTTTAAGCCACGGCTACGGCCCGGCGACAGATACCCGTCAGGCTATCGAACTCATTCGTGCTGCGGTTGAACGCGGCGTCACCTTCTTCGATACCGCCGAAGTGTATGGTCCGTATCTGAATGAAGAAGTGGTCGGTGAAGCCTTAAGACCGTTTCGTGACCGCGTGGTGATTGCGACTAAATTTGGTTTTACCTTCGGCGATGATAATAAGCAGCAGATTCTAAACAGCCGCCCGGAACATATCCGTGAAGCCGTTGAAGGATCATTACGCCGCCTTAAGACAGATGTTATTGACCTGCTGTACCAACACCGTGTCGATCCGGATGTCCCGATTGAAGATGTTGCAGGAACGGTGAAAGACCTAATCGCAGAAGGTAAGGTCAAACATTTTGGCTTGTCAGAAGCGGGGGCACAAACCATTCGTCGTGCCCATGCGGTACAACCAGTCACCGCCCTGCAAAGCGAATATTCCATGTGGTGGCGTGAACCTGAACAGGAAATCCTGCCGTTGCTGGAGGAACTGGGGATTGGTTTTGTACCGTTCAGCCCATTAGGTAAAGGTTTCCTGACGGGGTCGATTAAGCCGGGGACAACTTTCGGTAAGGATGATTACCGTAGCACCGTACCGCGTTTCGCTGCACAAGCCATTGAAGTCAATGAAAAACTGGTCACTTTGTTAGGCGAACTGGCTGCGGAGAAAGGGGTAACCTCTGCACAAATCGCACTGGCATGGCTGTTAGCACAAAAGCCGTGGATTGTTCCCATCCCAGGCACCACTAAACTGCACCGGCTGGAGGAAAACCTGGCCGCTGTCGACATCGTTCTTTCGCAGAATGATACTCAGCAGATAACCCAGGCACTGGAAACGATTAAAATCGTCGGTGAACGTTACTCGCCTGAGCATCAGGCTCGCGTAGGCCGTTAA
- a CDS encoding aldo/keto reductase: MQTVRLNNGIEMPLLGFGVFQMTDATECERAVIDAIDTGYRLIDSAASYQNETQVGNALKQSGIARNELFVTTKLWLQDTSYEGAKAQFERSLNRLQLDYVDLYLIHQPYGDVHGAWRAMEELHQAGKIRAIGVSNFHPDRLADLIAFNKVVPAVNQIEVNPFNQQLHAVPWMQSRGIQPEAWAPFAEGKNGLFQHPVLTAIGEKYGKSVGQVVLRWIYQRGIVSLAKSVRKERMEENINILDFELSPEDILQITALDTATSAFFSHRDPAMVEWLTGRKLDV; this comes from the coding sequence ATGCAAACTGTAAGACTGAACAACGGTATTGAAATGCCCTTGCTGGGTTTTGGTGTATTTCAGATGACCGATGCCACCGAATGCGAAAGAGCGGTCATTGACGCTATTGATACTGGTTATCGACTGATTGACAGCGCCGCCTCATATCAGAATGAAACTCAGGTCGGGAATGCGCTGAAACAAAGCGGTATCGCGCGTAACGAACTCTTTGTCACTACTAAACTCTGGTTGCAGGATACCAGTTACGAAGGAGCCAAAGCCCAATTCGAACGCTCTCTGAATCGGCTGCAATTAGATTACGTTGACCTGTATTTGATTCATCAGCCTTACGGCGATGTCCACGGTGCCTGGCGTGCCATGGAAGAGCTGCACCAGGCAGGCAAGATCCGCGCTATTGGCGTCAGTAACTTCCATCCTGACCGACTGGCTGACCTTATCGCCTTTAATAAAGTGGTTCCGGCGGTCAACCAGATTGAAGTTAACCCCTTCAACCAGCAACTTCATGCCGTTCCGTGGATGCAAAGCCGTGGCATTCAGCCAGAAGCCTGGGCACCGTTTGCGGAAGGTAAAAATGGTCTGTTCCAGCATCCCGTGTTAACGGCAATTGGCGAGAAGTATGGCAAAAGCGTGGGCCAGGTTGTTCTTCGCTGGATCTACCAACGAGGCATCGTTTCACTGGCAAAATCAGTGCGCAAAGAACGCATGGAAGAGAATATCAACATTCTCGATTTTGAACTCAGTCCTGAAGATATACTGCAAATTACCGCCCTGGATACCGCAACCAGCGCGTTCTTCTCTCACCGCGACCCGGCGATGGTGGAATGGCTGACTGGCCGCAAACTTGATGTTTAA